A single window of Agromyces aureus DNA harbors:
- a CDS encoding DUF1349 domain-containing protein produces the protein MSTKPRSTWSIPLGVAAVTAVLTASIVVPAASAEGGVPLTPATVGYGSSNPAEPDASAMAEHAAEREVVDVTDFGADPTGERDSAEAIADAVQHAKELGGPVTIRFPYGTYDIYPERTEKRELYVSNTTGADAGPRVKNIGILIEDMSDVIVDGEGSKFNFHGLQTQIAAIRTEDVTFTRFGTDWVAPNTVDLTVLGSGVANGVPYRDIQVPPGTRYEISNGRAAFLGEASPVTGQPYWRYEPGWATQGHNQRRHLATGQTYRTSAPVWTNSTGVSELGDNRLRVTYSGSTDPGGRGEVYELRPTYRDTPGIFAFESTNTDLIDLEFGYLHGFGMVAQMAHDITLDGVRFKTDAGTWRQTSGFADYLQMSGVGGKVQILNSLFDNPHDDPINIHGTYMQVKGVDLANKKVTLQYMHNQSAGFPQFYPGDTLRFIDRGTMLPVADAEYTVAAVSGPSGYDHDTSLTQMTVTLDRAPTGIQVDTHAAESLTYTPEVRIAGNTFTSIPTRGILVTTPKPVVIERNMFDQAGMASIYVSGDAAAWYESGGVEDLVIRENIFDRPTTNAPVIYFDPTNSATEPERTVHKNVLIDDNRFNLLPGTQLINAKSVSDLTFTNNAVGWYGPTTSPDPSKSSRTALFQMNGSHRFEFSDNTYATGFNVRVSTNTAASEVTGNDPFKVNADSMTQVPTVPLASGLTWIREDASRWSAVAPDSIRLLSGGGTLWATQNSSNGILLRDAGGATPNEVVVKMSGATKSFYEEAGLIYYVDDENYVALHRKHNNGSPGLALVTEAGGSPNENTRITAPTTADIWLKITRNGNAFTGSYSTNGVDFTTVGTITNSAVGAATPRVGVMADGPFASGSTAAAFVMSGLKVDGQAVPFFDSVPAPVEVELAAALEDPAWQGVDFGAPVAPRSWLAVVPADVDHVSTTLTPVDDDTDVVLTLDDHPIDFGTGAVELPLAAGPNVLQARSIAPNGDSQTYRWTIVSLKPGVVVGTRPPVEPKLDVEVTAGTRCVARKTAVAVRVRNDDGVPIAAAITSDYGSKTIAAIAPGTNGTQTFSTRAADVAAGTVSVTVTAVIDGIPVTQTTDASYTASDCA, from the coding sequence ATGAGCACGAAACCCAGATCGACGTGGTCGATCCCACTCGGCGTCGCTGCGGTCACGGCCGTCTTGACGGCGAGCATCGTCGTTCCCGCGGCGAGCGCGGAAGGCGGTGTCCCGCTGACGCCCGCGACGGTCGGATACGGTTCGTCGAACCCGGCCGAGCCCGACGCATCCGCCATGGCCGAGCATGCCGCCGAACGGGAGGTCGTCGACGTCACCGACTTCGGCGCCGACCCGACCGGCGAGCGCGACTCGGCCGAGGCGATCGCCGATGCCGTGCAGCACGCCAAGGAACTCGGGGGGCCGGTGACGATCCGGTTCCCGTACGGCACCTACGACATCTACCCCGAACGAACCGAGAAGCGCGAGCTCTACGTCTCGAACACGACCGGCGCCGATGCCGGCCCACGCGTGAAGAACATCGGCATCCTCATCGAGGACATGTCCGACGTCATCGTCGACGGCGAGGGCTCGAAGTTCAACTTCCACGGGCTGCAGACCCAGATCGCCGCCATCCGCACCGAAGATGTCACGTTCACCCGCTTCGGTACGGACTGGGTCGCGCCGAACACGGTCGACCTGACGGTGCTCGGCTCGGGCGTCGCGAACGGCGTGCCGTACCGCGACATCCAGGTTCCTCCCGGCACGCGCTACGAGATCAGCAACGGCCGGGCGGCCTTCCTCGGCGAGGCGAGCCCCGTCACCGGCCAGCCGTACTGGCGATACGAGCCAGGATGGGCCACCCAGGGGCACAACCAGCGGCGCCACCTCGCCACCGGCCAGACCTATCGCACCTCGGCGCCCGTGTGGACGAACTCGACGGGCGTCTCCGAACTCGGCGACAACCGGCTTCGCGTGACGTACTCCGGCAGTACCGACCCGGGTGGCCGCGGCGAGGTCTACGAACTGCGACCGACGTATCGGGACACCCCGGGCATCTTCGCGTTCGAGAGCACGAACACCGACCTGATCGACCTCGAGTTCGGATACCTGCACGGCTTCGGCATGGTCGCGCAGATGGCGCACGACATCACGCTCGACGGCGTGCGATTCAAGACGGATGCCGGGACCTGGAGGCAGACGTCGGGTTTCGCCGACTACCTGCAGATGTCGGGCGTCGGCGGAAAGGTGCAGATCCTGAACTCGCTGTTCGACAATCCTCACGACGACCCGATCAACATCCACGGCACCTACATGCAGGTGAAGGGCGTCGACCTCGCGAACAAGAAGGTCACCCTGCAATACATGCACAACCAGAGCGCGGGGTTCCCGCAGTTCTACCCCGGTGACACGCTGCGATTCATCGACCGTGGCACGATGCTCCCGGTCGCCGATGCCGAGTACACGGTCGCCGCAGTGTCCGGACCGAGCGGGTACGACCACGACACGAGCCTTACGCAGATGACGGTGACACTCGATCGGGCGCCAACGGGCATCCAGGTCGACACGCATGCCGCAGAGAGCCTCACGTACACGCCTGAGGTGCGTATCGCGGGCAACACGTTCACGTCGATCCCCACCCGCGGAATTCTCGTGACGACGCCGAAGCCCGTCGTCATCGAACGGAACATGTTCGACCAGGCCGGCATGGCGAGCATCTACGTCTCCGGCGACGCGGCCGCCTGGTACGAATCCGGCGGCGTCGAGGACCTCGTGATCCGCGAGAACATCTTCGACCGTCCGACGACCAATGCACCGGTGATCTACTTCGACCCGACGAACAGCGCGACCGAGCCGGAGCGCACGGTGCACAAGAACGTGCTCATCGACGACAACCGGTTCAACCTGCTGCCCGGCACGCAGCTGATCAACGCGAAATCGGTGTCCGACCTGACGTTCACGAACAACGCGGTCGGCTGGTACGGGCCCACGACGAGTCCGGACCCGTCGAAGTCCTCGCGCACGGCACTGTTCCAGATGAACGGCAGCCACCGCTTCGAGTTCAGCGACAACACCTACGCGACCGGCTTCAACGTGCGCGTCTCGACGAACACCGCGGCATCCGAGGTGACGGGCAACGACCCGTTCAAGGTGAACGCCGACTCGATGACGCAGGTGCCGACCGTGCCCCTGGCATCCGGCCTCACCTGGATCAGGGAGGACGCGTCGCGATGGTCGGCGGTCGCTCCCGACTCCATCCGCCTGCTCTCCGGCGGCGGCACCCTCTGGGCGACGCAGAACTCCTCGAACGGGATCCTGCTGCGCGACGCCGGCGGCGCCACCCCGAACGAGGTCGTCGTCAAGATGAGCGGCGCCACGAAGTCGTTCTACGAAGAAGCCGGCCTGATCTACTACGTCGACGACGAGAACTACGTCGCGCTGCACCGCAAGCACAACAACGGCAGCCCGGGGTTGGCGCTCGTGACCGAGGCGGGTGGCTCGCCCAACGAGAACACGAGGATCACCGCGCCGACCACGGCCGACATCTGGCTCAAGATCACCCGCAACGGCAACGCCTTCACGGGCAGCTACTCCACGAACGGCGTCGACTTCACGACCGTCGGCACCATCACGAACTCCGCCGTCGGCGCCGCGACCCCGCGGGTCGGGGTCATGGCCGACGGCCCGTTCGCATCGGGCAGCACCGCAGCGGCGTTCGTCATGAGCGGGCTGAAGGTCGACGGCCAGGCCGTGCCGTTCTTCGATTCCGTGCCCGCCCCGGTCGAGGTCGAACTCGCGGCCGCGCTCGAAGACCCCGCGTGGCAGGGCGTCGACTTCGGTGCTCCCGTCGCGCCGCGCTCGTGGCTCGCCGTGGTGCCGGCCGACGTCGACCACGTCTCAACCACGCTGACGCCGGTCGACGACGACACCGACGTCGTGCTGACCCTCGACGACCACCCGATCGACTTCGGGACGGGAGCCGTCGAGCTGCCGCTGGCGGCCGGGCCGAACGTGCTGCAGGCCCGTTCGATCGCCCCGAACGGCGACAGCCAGACCTACCGATGGACGATCGTCTCGCTGAAGCCTGGTGTCGTCGTCGGGACCCGGCCGCCGGTCGAGCCGAAGCTCGACGTCGAGGTGACGGCGGGCACGCGCTGCGTGGCGCGCAAGACGGCCGTCGCGGTGCGCGTGCGCAATGACGACGGGGTGCCGATCGCTGCTGCGATCACGTCGGACTACGGCTCGAAGACGATCGCCGCGATCGCGCCCGGCACCAACGGCACGCAGACGTTCAGCACGCGTGCGGCCGACGTCGCCGCCGGAACGGTCTCCGTGACCGTCACGGCCGTCATCGACGGCATCCCCGTCACGCAGACGACGGATGCCTCGTACACGGCATCCGATTGCGCCTGA
- a CDS encoding glycosyl hydrolase family 95 catalytic domain-containing protein, with protein MLPRTDRARRRGLAVLTVPALIAGSIAVAGLAASPAVAATETPAENPATTMWYTAPAASWERESLPIGNGHQGATVFGKLANEQLTLNIDSLWTGGPRSTEGTTPYIFGNWPAPRPTALEEVRQQIEDQGSMNPDAVSQKLGNPAYSTPLNRVPKFGAHQVFGDFFLDVPDSAGATDYRRSLDLSTAIARVAYTNADGAKITREYFASTPGDVVVMRLTSDEPGQINFSTRFASPHNPDVDVEDGRVSVTGELADNGMKYELQAQVVAEGGSTSETGAAVSVSDADSAVVYLSMGTDYLDEYPDYLGEDPHAEVTAEVDTAVDHGFEAVLEDHLAHYTELFDRAALDLGVPVPSKPTNQVLAAYTRGGTAPDDRWLESLFFGFGRYLLISSSQPGGLPANLQGIWNNSTRPAWEADWHTNINVQMNYWPAEVTNLSETAEPLVDFVEALIPPGRVTAREMFGTDGWTVHQNTNAFGFTGVHDWSTSFWMPEANAWLMQPIYEHYLFTGDREYLADRAYPMMKETTEFWLQNLRTDPRDGKLVVTPSYSPEQGPFTAGSAISQQIVADLLVSTLDAAEELDVDAEFRARVSDAIANIDPGLAVGSWGQIKEWKAEQALDNPTNTHRHVSHLFALYPGNAIDVRSGDELAVAAKKSLEARGDSGVGWSSAWKINFWARLLDGDRALSMLANQLKSATLPNLWDTAPPFQIDGNFGATAGIAEMLLQSQRGEIDVLPALPGSWDKGSIRGLVARGGSEVSATWSAGTADEVIVEAAATDELTVRSTVFDGPFSAVDETSGETLDLTAIDGTVTFAAEEGHTYRFTVSATIGITAPGAVPAGVAFDAEVTVDAISADTAAGVVSLDVPDGWTVAPRAVRLAALDAGEQASAEFTVWPASDARGASTIGVGLQPAEGDALTATRSVTVTDPTAVRCSDMTVTAFSSQEVAAENRPASNVVDCATEPGWTTQWSGTSTPPPHWVVVDLGRERQLATVGCVPRAAVGGRIKDARFETSVDGSTWTQSASATWANDTTAKTVALDGSSARYVRMTGVTSFDGKWVACGEFTATTKAGVAPAAPLISAPTAGARLDVAEPVTIEGTAPSGSTIHVSDASGQVSDTVAVDADGAWSVDAGTLPVGSYEVTALAEGADHTVSPAATVAFEVAPAATLDVEVAVTTRCIAGKVVLTVRATNGEDVPVSIDLASAFGTKSFAAVDPGRNAVHVFTTRATSVAAGSVDVTAEAEVDGEPSTVTLQAEYPAATCG; from the coding sequence TTGCTTCCGAGAACTGATCGCGCGCGCCGTCGCGGGCTCGCCGTCCTCACCGTTCCAGCCCTCATCGCAGGGTCCATCGCGGTCGCCGGCCTCGCGGCCTCGCCAGCCGTCGCCGCAACCGAGACGCCGGCCGAGAACCCGGCGACCACGATGTGGTACACCGCCCCGGCCGCCAGTTGGGAGCGCGAGTCGCTGCCCATCGGCAACGGCCATCAGGGCGCGACCGTGTTCGGCAAGCTGGCGAACGAGCAGCTGACGCTCAACATCGACTCGCTCTGGACCGGTGGTCCGCGCTCGACCGAGGGGACCACGCCCTACATCTTCGGCAATTGGCCGGCGCCCCGCCCGACCGCGCTCGAGGAGGTGCGCCAGCAGATCGAAGACCAGGGAAGCATGAATCCCGACGCCGTCTCGCAGAAGCTCGGCAACCCCGCGTACTCCACGCCGCTCAACCGGGTGCCGAAGTTCGGCGCCCACCAGGTCTTCGGGGACTTCTTCCTGGACGTCCCCGACTCGGCCGGAGCGACCGACTACCGTCGCAGCCTCGACCTCTCCACCGCGATCGCACGCGTCGCCTACACGAACGCGGACGGCGCGAAGATCACGCGCGAGTACTTCGCGAGCACGCCCGGCGACGTGGTCGTCATGCGGCTCACGTCGGACGAGCCCGGCCAGATCAACTTCAGCACGCGATTCGCCTCGCCGCACAACCCCGACGTCGACGTCGAAGACGGGCGCGTGTCGGTCACCGGCGAACTGGCGGACAACGGCATGAAGTACGAGCTGCAGGCCCAGGTGGTCGCCGAGGGCGGATCGACGAGCGAGACCGGCGCCGCCGTGTCGGTCAGCGACGCCGACTCGGCCGTCGTGTACCTGAGCATGGGCACCGACTACCTCGACGAGTACCCCGACTACCTCGGCGAGGACCCGCACGCCGAGGTAACCGCCGAAGTGGACACCGCCGTCGACCACGGGTTCGAGGCCGTCCTCGAGGATCACCTCGCCCACTACACCGAACTGTTCGACCGCGCGGCGCTGGACCTCGGGGTGCCGGTGCCCTCGAAGCCCACGAACCAGGTGCTCGCGGCCTACACCCGCGGCGGTACGGCGCCCGATGACCGCTGGCTCGAATCGCTCTTCTTCGGATTCGGGCGGTACCTGCTCATCTCGAGCTCGCAGCCCGGAGGGCTGCCGGCGAACCTGCAGGGCATCTGGAACAACTCGACCAGGCCCGCGTGGGAGGCCGACTGGCACACGAACATCAACGTGCAGATGAACTACTGGCCGGCCGAGGTCACCAACCTGTCGGAGACCGCCGAACCCCTGGTCGACTTCGTCGAGGCGCTCATCCCGCCCGGCCGCGTCACCGCACGGGAGATGTTCGGCACCGACGGTTGGACCGTGCACCAGAACACCAACGCCTTCGGCTTCACCGGCGTGCACGACTGGTCGACGTCGTTCTGGATGCCGGAGGCGAATGCCTGGCTCATGCAGCCCATCTACGAGCACTACCTCTTCACCGGCGACCGCGAGTACCTCGCCGACCGCGCCTACCCGATGATGAAGGAGACCACCGAGTTCTGGCTGCAGAACCTCCGCACCGATCCGCGCGACGGCAAGCTGGTCGTCACGCCCAGCTACTCGCCCGAGCAGGGGCCCTTCACGGCGGGCTCCGCGATCTCGCAGCAGATCGTCGCCGACCTGCTGGTCTCGACGCTGGATGCCGCCGAGGAGCTCGACGTCGACGCTGAGTTCCGCGCTCGCGTCAGCGATGCGATCGCGAACATCGACCCGGGCCTCGCCGTCGGCAGTTGGGGCCAGATCAAGGAGTGGAAGGCCGAGCAGGCGCTCGACAACCCGACGAACACGCACCGCCACGTCTCGCACCTCTTCGCCCTCTACCCCGGCAACGCGATCGACGTGCGGTCGGGCGACGAGTTGGCGGTCGCCGCGAAGAAGAGCCTCGAGGCTCGCGGTGACAGCGGCGTCGGCTGGTCGAGCGCGTGGAAGATCAACTTCTGGGCTCGCCTGCTCGACGGCGACCGCGCGCTCTCGATGCTCGCCAACCAGCTGAAGTCCGCCACGCTCCCCAACCTGTGGGACACGGCCCCGCCGTTCCAGATCGACGGCAACTTCGGTGCGACCGCCGGCATCGCCGAGATGCTGCTGCAATCGCAGCGCGGTGAGATCGACGTGCTTCCCGCACTGCCGGGCTCGTGGGACAAGGGCAGCATCCGCGGCCTCGTCGCTCGCGGCGGCAGCGAGGTGTCGGCGACGTGGAGCGCAGGCACGGCCGACGAGGTCATCGTCGAGGCCGCGGCCACCGACGAGCTCACCGTGCGCAGCACCGTCTTCGACGGGCCCTTCAGCGCGGTCGACGAGACCTCTGGCGAGACGCTCGATCTCACGGCCATCGACGGCACCGTCACGTTCGCAGCCGAGGAGGGGCACACCTACCGGTTCACCGTGTCGGCGACCATCGGCATCACGGCTCCCGGCGCGGTACCGGCGGGCGTGGCCTTCGACGCCGAGGTGACCGTCGACGCGATCTCCGCCGACACCGCTGCCGGCGTCGTGAGCCTCGACGTGCCCGACGGTTGGACCGTCGCGCCTCGTGCGGTGCGCCTCGCGGCGCTCGACGCCGGCGAGCAGGCATCCGCCGAGTTCACGGTCTGGCCCGCTTCGGACGCGCGCGGCGCCTCCACCATCGGGGTCGGCCTGCAGCCGGCGGAGGGCGACGCCCTCACCGCGACGAGGTCGGTGACCGTCACGGACCCGACCGCCGTGCGCTGCTCCGACATGACGGTGACCGCCTTCAGCAGCCAGGAGGTCGCGGCCGAGAACCGGCCGGCGAGCAACGTCGTCGACTGCGCGACCGAACCCGGCTGGACCACGCAATGGAGCGGCACCTCCACGCCGCCGCCGCACTGGGTGGTCGTCGACCTCGGCCGTGAACGCCAGCTCGCGACCGTCGGATGCGTTCCCCGTGCAGCCGTGGGCGGCCGGATCAAGGACGCGCGCTTCGAGACCAGCGTCGACGGCTCGACCTGGACGCAGTCGGCGTCGGCGACCTGGGCGAACGACACGACCGCGAAGACGGTCGCACTCGACGGCTCCTCGGCACGGTACGTGCGCATGACCGGCGTGACCTCGTTCGACGGGAAGTGGGTCGCCTGCGGCGAGTTCACGGCCACGACCAAGGCCGGCGTCGCACCGGCGGCCCCGCTGATCTCGGCGCCGACCGCAGGTGCGCGACTCGACGTGGCGGAACCGGTGACGATCGAGGGCACCGCTCCGTCCGGGTCCACCATCCACGTCTCCGACGCATCGGGCCAGGTTTCGGATACCGTCGCCGTCGATGCAGACGGCGCATGGTCCGTCGACGCCGGAACCCTGCCGGTCGGCTCCTACGAGGTCACCGCGCTCGCCGAAGGGGCCGACCACACGGTCAGCCCCGCCGCGACCGTGGCGTTCGAGGTCGCCCCCGCGGCAACGCTCGACGTCGAGGTCGCCGTGACGACGCGCTGCATCGCGGGCAAGGTCGTGCTCACGGTTCGCGCGACGAACGGCGAGGACGTCCCGGTCTCGATCGACCTCGCGTCCGCCTTCGGGACGAAGTCGTTCGCTGCCGTGGACCCGGGCCGGAACGCGGTGCACGTGTTCACGACCCGGGCGACGAGCGTGGCGGCGGGCTCCGTCGACGTCACGGCCGAGGCGGAGGTCGATGGCGAACCTTCCACGGTCACGCTGCAGGCCGAGTACCCGGCGGCGACCTGCGGCTGA
- a CDS encoding family 43 glycosylhydrolase, translated as MPLAASAAEADVVLTPNPAVTGPEFDGWGTSLVWMANATGDYPDALRTELIDSVFGDDGMNLNIARYNIGGGNASDVSDYLRPGGAVPGWWNADAPLTDAQGPITSSYVDRNRYLAAWTGDAASDYDFDADAAQLAWVDQIKDRVTKWEAFSNSPPYFMTESGYVSGGFDANAEQIKPAAVQKFATYLTTVAEHVEEAHGIEFDTIDPLNEPNTNYWGTTLGGNGQPTGGRQEGAHVGPAMQSQVLTALDAELADAGTTTDALLSGPDETNPGRFVTDWDGWTPEAKQAVDQLNVHTYGTGDRLRVRDIAKAADKPLWMSEVEGNWGGNTWNPASIENGLGIAQHITGDLRELDPSAWVLWQPVEDLYNMQKQEKLNWGSVFIDFDCNADGNSERRLADGDADPSCKVVTNSKFDAIRNFTHYIEPGDRIVPTNDAQTTSAVKGDGSGAVLVHTNTSTSQQRVRVDLSQFGELAAGATVTPVVTTESPAGDPSANALVEGAPVAVDPATGSADLTVPAKSITTFVVTGASGAAADAPAVRDGETFRLVGVQSSKPLAATSGSPATVLGDAAAAGADDAQLWTATRLSEGDGTTSDRFALRLADGRTLAANASGTELRTLTDEQARADASAQWVANTTDGTTFTLLNPARERVLDVAGQSTSVGASVGLWTSNGGGNQRFTIVEPEGPVGPTYTSFRPGQSWLDTNGNVIQAHGGQVVPSTDEDGETIYYLYGEDRTNGYHSAPGVHVYSSYDLYNWTDQGLALRALSSKAQFDEPYFEALYGDYTQAQKDAVYRDLGTTPVAGVTPPIIERPKVIHNEATGKWVMWAHMDGPSETSTAQYAKARAGVAIADSPFGPFRYIDNYALNSSPEGWDTPGMARDMNLFVDDDGTGYIIYSSEGNGTMYISKLDDEYTGLATPADQAVEGVDFNRIFVGWSREAPAMFKHDERYFLLTSGTSGWSPNPTKYASATDIMGDWTEIGDPFPWWAQSNSWNTQPTSVIPVDREHGKYIYMGDRWNGGSDSALANAPLVWLPISLGEGGDTLAVEVYDEWTLDQLDGWSEWEVAGVPSSVKLGEALDTATVTVTANGETTTQAVTWAFDGSFDLPGTVTATGTLPDFGGRTFTRQVTVVPENVRYAVNAGGQRTADWQTLVDAAAEQAPLLNSRPDQKYAVDAGTGAAWGYLGDQNAVSTQSDTMFGTLRYATEGADLAYRFDGLAPGTYTVYAGYSDPWAQWNDRGAKVTVNGAVVEADHDFDATNQTAAYAGVVVGGDGRIDVSLRPTRGPDVQLSWLILTSDTAPEPELDVTATASTRCVAKKVVVTATLANATEVPVKVGFSSAHGQKTIAAVAPGKGASAAFTIRQASVSAGTVTATVEAVIGGQTVTRTVDAAYGGVSCG; from the coding sequence ATGCCCCTCGCAGCATCGGCCGCCGAGGCCGACGTCGTGCTCACCCCGAACCCGGCCGTCACCGGTCCGGAGTTCGACGGCTGGGGCACCAGCCTCGTCTGGATGGCGAACGCCACCGGCGACTACCCCGACGCGCTCCGCACCGAGCTCATCGACTCGGTGTTCGGCGACGACGGGATGAACCTCAACATCGCCAGGTACAACATCGGCGGCGGCAACGCCTCCGACGTGTCCGACTACCTGCGCCCAGGTGGTGCCGTACCCGGATGGTGGAACGCGGATGCGCCGCTCACCGACGCCCAGGGCCCCATCACGTCGAGCTATGTCGACCGCAACCGGTACCTCGCCGCATGGACGGGCGATGCGGCATCCGACTACGACTTCGACGCCGACGCCGCACAGCTCGCCTGGGTCGACCAGATCAAGGATCGCGTCACGAAGTGGGAGGCGTTCAGCAACTCGCCGCCGTACTTCATGACCGAGAGCGGCTACGTCAGCGGCGGCTTCGACGCGAACGCCGAGCAGATCAAGCCGGCCGCCGTTCAGAAGTTCGCCACCTACCTCACGACCGTGGCCGAGCACGTCGAAGAGGCGCACGGCATCGAGTTCGACACGATCGACCCCCTCAACGAGCCGAACACGAACTACTGGGGCACGACGCTCGGCGGCAACGGGCAACCGACCGGCGGCCGCCAGGAGGGCGCGCACGTCGGGCCGGCGATGCAGTCGCAGGTGCTGACCGCACTCGACGCGGAACTCGCCGACGCGGGCACGACGACCGATGCCCTGCTCTCGGGCCCCGACGAGACGAACCCCGGACGCTTCGTCACCGACTGGGACGGCTGGACGCCCGAGGCCAAGCAGGCCGTCGACCAGCTCAACGTGCACACCTACGGCACGGGCGACCGGCTGCGCGTGCGCGACATCGCCAAGGCCGCCGACAAGCCGCTCTGGATGAGCGAGGTCGAGGGCAACTGGGGCGGCAACACCTGGAACCCGGCCTCGATCGAGAACGGACTCGGCATCGCCCAGCACATCACCGGCGACCTGCGCGAGCTCGACCCGTCGGCCTGGGTGCTCTGGCAGCCCGTCGAGGACCTCTACAACATGCAGAAGCAGGAGAAGCTCAACTGGGGCTCGGTCTTCATCGACTTCGACTGCAACGCCGACGGGAACTCCGAGCGGCGCCTCGCCGACGGCGATGCCGACCCGTCGTGCAAGGTCGTGACGAACTCCAAGTTCGACGCGATCCGCAACTTCACGCACTACATCGAGCCCGGCGACCGCATCGTGCCGACCAACGACGCCCAGACGACGTCGGCGGTCAAGGGCGACGGCTCCGGCGCCGTGCTCGTGCACACGAACACCTCGACCAGCCAGCAGCGCGTGCGCGTCGACCTCTCGCAGTTCGGCGAACTCGCGGCCGGCGCGACCGTCACGCCGGTGGTCACGACGGAGTCCCCGGCCGGCGACCCCTCGGCGAACGCCCTGGTCGAGGGCGCCCCCGTCGCCGTCGACCCGGCCACGGGATCGGCCGACCTCACGGTGCCCGCGAAGTCGATCACGACGTTCGTGGTCACCGGGGCCTCCGGCGCCGCGGCCGACGCGCCCGCCGTCCGCGACGGCGAGACCTTCCGTCTCGTCGGCGTGCAGAGCAGCAAGCCGCTCGCCGCGACATCCGGAAGCCCCGCCACCGTGCTCGGCGATGCTGCGGCAGCGGGTGCCGACGACGCCCAGCTCTGGACCGCGACCCGCCTGAGCGAGGGCGACGGCACCACGAGCGACCGATTCGCGCTGCGCCTGGCCGACGGCCGAACGCTCGCCGCGAACGCGAGCGGCACCGAACTGCGCACCCTGACCGACGAGCAGGCCCGAGCGGATGCCTCGGCGCAATGGGTCGCGAACACCACCGACGGCACCACCTTCACCCTGCTGAACCCGGCGCGCGAGCGCGTGCTCGACGTCGCGGGCCAGTCGACCTCGGTCGGGGCATCCGTCGGTCTCTGGACCTCCAACGGCGGCGGGAACCAGCGGTTCACGATCGTCGAGCCCGAGGGGCCGGTCGGCCCGACCTACACGAGCTTCCGCCCAGGGCAGTCGTGGCTCGACACGAACGGCAACGTGATCCAGGCGCACGGCGGCCAGGTCGTGCCGTCGACCGATGAGGACGGCGAGACGATCTACTACCTCTACGGCGAGGACCGCACGAACGGCTACCACTCGGCACCGGGCGTGCACGTCTACAGCTCGTACGACCTGTACAACTGGACCGATCAGGGCCTCGCGCTGCGCGCCCTCTCGTCGAAGGCGCAGTTCGACGAGCCGTACTTCGAAGCCCTGTACGGCGACTACACGCAGGCGCAGAAGGACGCCGTCTACCGCGACCTCGGCACCACACCGGTCGCCGGCGTGACGCCGCCCATCATCGAACGGCCGAAGGTGATCCACAACGAGGCCACCGGGAAATGGGTCATGTGGGCCCACATGGACGGACCGAGCGAGACGTCGACCGCCCAGTATGCGAAGGCCAGGGCTGGCGTGGCGATCGCCGACTCGCCCTTCGGCCCGTTCCGCTACATCGACAACTACGCCCTGAATTCCTCGCCCGAAGGCTGGGACACGCCGGGCATGGCACGCGACATGAACCTCTTCGTCGACGACGACGGCACCGGCTACATCATCTACTCGAGCGAAGGCAACGGGACGATGTACATCTCCAAGCTCGACGACGAGTACACCGGCCTCGCCACCCCGGCCGACCAGGCCGTCGAAGGGGTCGACTTCAACCGCATCTTCGTCGGCTGGTCGCGTGAGGCGCCGGCGATGTTCAAGCACGACGAGCGCTACTTCCTGCTCACGTCGGGCACGAGCGGCTGGTCGCCGAACCCGACGAAGTACGCGAGCGCGACCGACATCATGGGTGACTGGACCGAGATCGGCGACCCGTTCCCGTGGTGGGCGCAGTCGAACTCGTGGAACACGCAACCGACGTCGGTGATCCCCGTCGACCGCGAGCACGGCAAGTACATCTACATGGGCGATCGCTGGAACGGCGGCTCCGACTCCGCGCTGGCGAACGCACCGCTCGTGTGGCTGCCGATCAGCCTCGGCGAGGGTGGCGACACGCTCGCGGTCGAGGTGTACGACGAGTGGACGCTCGACCAGCTCGACGGCTGGTCCGAGTGGGAGGTCGCCGGGGTGCCGTCGAGCGTCAAGCTCGGCGAGGCGCTCGACACGGCGACCGTCACGGTCACGGCGAACGGCGAGACCACGACGCAGGCCGTCACGTGGGCGTTCGACGGTTCGTTCGACCTCCCGGGCACGGTCACCGCGACGGGCACGTTGCCCGACTTCGGCGGGCGCACCTTCACCCGCCAGGTCACCGTGGTTCCCGAGAACGTGCGGTACGCGGTGAACGCGGGCGGCCAGCGCACGGCCGACTGGCAGACGCTCGTCGACGCAGCGGCCGAGCAGGCGCCGCTGCTGAACAGCCGTCCCGACCAGAAGTACGCGGTCGACGCGGGCACGGGCGCCGCCTGGGGCTACCTGGGCGACCAGAACGCGGTGTCGACGCAGAGCGACACGATGTTCGGCACGCTGCGCTATGCGACGGAGGGCGCGGACCTCGCCTACCGCTTCGACGGGCTCGCACCGGGCACGTACACCGTGTACGCCGGATACTCCGACCCGTGGGCGCAGTGGAACGACCGCGGTGCGAAGGTCACCGTGAACGGCGCCGTCGTCGAAGCCGACCACGACTTCGACGCGACGAACCAGACCGCGGCCTACGCCGGCGTGGTCGTCGGCGGGGACGGGCGCATCGACGTCTCGTTGCGCCCGACGCGCGGACCCGACGTGCAGCTGAGCTGGCTCATCCTCACGTCGGACACGGCTCCCGAGCCGGAGCTCGACGTGACGGCGACCGCGAGCACGCGGTGCGTGGCGAAGAAGGTCGTCGTGACGGCGACGCTGGCCAATGCGACGGAGGTCCCCGTCAAGGTGGGCTTCTCGTCGGCCCACGGCCAGAAGACGATCGCTGCGGTCGCCCCCGGCAAGGGCGCTTCCGCCGCGTTCACGATCCGGCAGGCGAGCGTCTCGGCCGGCACCGTCACCGCGACGGTCGAGGCCGTCATCGGCGGGCAGACGGTCACGCGCACGGTGGATGCCGCATACGGCGGCGTCTCGTGCGGATGA